From Pleurocapsa minor HA4230-MV1, the proteins below share one genomic window:
- a CDS encoding Spy/CpxP family protein refolding chaperone has product MIFQALVRRQRYWLTIVAIALSIFYSLPVFAGSSWSFLTGYNIATETIIAQQSSSATPPEQTVSSLFQQLDLTKEQHQQIQQIHLQYQQEIINQKQHIARLQQQLSDMMVGTEPIELLQAKNRQLSSLRLKMESLHFESMLAIREILTPQQRQKFRELVKNSAVK; this is encoded by the coding sequence ATGATTTTTCAAGCTTTAGTCCGACGACAACGATACTGGTTAACTATAGTCGCGATCGCTCTTTCAATTTTTTATAGCCTACCTGTGTTTGCAGGTTCCTCTTGGTCGTTTTTAACAGGTTATAATATTGCCACTGAAACAATCATTGCCCAACAGTCTTCTTCCGCAACGCCACCAGAACAGACTGTCAGTAGTCTATTTCAACAGTTGGATTTAACCAAAGAACAGCACCAGCAGATTCAACAGATTCATCTCCAGTATCAACAAGAAATAATTAATCAAAAACAGCATATTGCCAGATTGCAGCAACAGTTATCAGATATGATGGTGGGGACAGAACCGATAGAATTACTCCAAGCTAAAAATCGGCAACTAAGTAGTTTACGTCTGAAAATGGAATCATTACACTTTGAGAGTATGCTGGCTATCAGAGAGATTTTAACTCCCCAACAGCGTCAAAAGTTTCGGGAATTAGTCAAAAACTCTGCTGTTAAATAA
- a CDS encoding sigma-70 family RNA polymerase sigma factor gives MSKILACEQASAINAALETGSATEQELIFLCQQGDRDCFRLLYQRYQQRVRSTLYQLCGSAILDDLVQEVFLKVWKGLPKLKTTKYFSTWLYRISWNVAIDQRRKLAKGQEKTSLNQKTWEKELDKTKLTNLEPASDLMQLHYRDLVHRGLNNLSFEHRAVLVLHDLEDLPQKQVAEILNVPVGTVKSRLFHARNSLKKFLEQQGISF, from the coding sequence ATGAGCAAAATCTTAGCTTGTGAACAGGCTAGTGCGATCAATGCAGCATTAGAGACAGGGTCGGCGACAGAACAAGAATTAATCTTCCTTTGTCAGCAGGGCGATCGCGACTGTTTTCGTTTGCTATACCAACGTTACCAACAGCGGGTACGCTCAACCCTCTATCAACTATGTGGTTCGGCAATTCTAGATGATTTGGTGCAGGAGGTGTTTCTCAAGGTTTGGAAAGGATTACCAAAATTAAAGACAACTAAATATTTTTCCACCTGGCTTTATCGCATTAGCTGGAATGTAGCGATAGATCAACGGCGTAAATTAGCTAAAGGTCAAGAAAAAACCAGCCTCAATCAAAAAACTTGGGAAAAAGAATTAGACAAGACAAAACTAACTAATTTAGAGCCTGCATCAGATTTGATGCAGTTACACTATCGGGATTTGGTGCATAGAGGTTTGAATAATCTTAGTTTTGAGCATCGAGCCGTATTAGTTTTGCACGACCTAGAAGATTTACCACAAAAGCAAGTTGCCGAAATTTTAAATGTGCCTGTCGGAACAGTTAAATCTCGGTTATTTCACGCTCGCAATTCTTTGAAGAAATTTCTCGAACAACAAGGGATATCTTTTTAA
- the sds gene encoding solanesyl diphosphate synthase yields MTSSTTSLLTPVENDLNILTDNLKQLIGARHPILGAAAEHLFDAGGKRIRPAIVLLASRATMSDHDLTPRHRRLAEITEMIHTASLVHDDVVDEADLRRNVETVNSLFGDRIAVLAGDFLFAQSSWYLANLDNLQVVKLLSEVIRDFAQGEIMQSINRFDIDASIDCYLDKTYYKTASLMANSAKAAAVLSDVSSDVAENLYSYGRNLGLAFQIVDDILDFTGSTEVLGKPAGLDLASGKLTSPVFYALQQEPYLKILIERKFSESEDLNQALELVKKSDGIEQARQLAKDLAYKAGQSLSCLPPSSSKDALHELTDYAVSRIY; encoded by the coding sequence ATGACATCTTCTACTACCTCGTTATTGACACCCGTTGAAAATGATCTGAATATTTTGACAGATAATCTCAAGCAACTGATTGGGGCGCGCCATCCGATTTTAGGTGCTGCTGCCGAACACTTGTTTGATGCTGGGGGAAAAAGAATTCGACCAGCGATCGTTTTGCTGGCTTCGCGAGCTACTATGTCAGACCATGACTTAACCCCTCGTCATCGTCGTTTAGCAGAAATCACGGAGATGATTCATACTGCTAGCCTAGTACATGATGATGTGGTGGACGAAGCTGATTTGCGTCGCAATGTGGAAACAGTCAATAGTTTATTTGGCGATCGCATTGCTGTATTAGCAGGAGATTTTTTGTTTGCTCAGTCATCTTGGTATTTGGCTAATTTAGATAATTTGCAGGTAGTCAAACTTCTGTCTGAGGTAATTAGAGATTTTGCCCAAGGAGAAATTATGCAAAGCATAAATCGCTTTGATATAGATGCTTCTATCGACTGTTACTTAGACAAAACTTATTATAAAACTGCTTCCTTAATGGCAAATAGTGCGAAGGCTGCTGCTGTCTTAAGTGATGTGAGTTCTGATGTAGCGGAAAACCTTTATAGCTATGGTCGCAATTTAGGTTTGGCTTTTCAAATTGTCGATGATATTCTTGATTTTACTGGTTCAACTGAAGTGCTGGGGAAGCCAGCAGGATTAGATCTAGCTAGCGGCAAATTGACCTCTCCTGTGTTTTATGCTCTGCAACAAGAACCTTACTTGAAAATTTTAATTGAGCGCAAATTTTCTGAATCAGAAGATCTCAATCAAGCCTTAGAATTAGTCAAAAAAAGCGATGGTATTGAGCAAGCTCGTCAACTAGCTAAGGATCTGGCTTATAAAGCTGGTCAAAGCCTTAGTTGTCTGCCTCCTTCTAGTTCTAAAGATGCTCTCCATGAGTTAACTGATTATGCCGTAAGCCGTATATATTAA
- the murI gene encoding glutamate racemase, giving the protein MKNSHQRIGLFDSGVGGLTVLREMYRQMPTESLLYVADSARLPYGTRSPEEILLFAREILDWMCGQDLKMIIMACNTSSALALEAVRSEYNVPILGVILSGAKAAVMQGERIGVMATAATAKSHAYRQAIHEIKPQAQVWEVACPQFVSLIEQNQLYTEQTILVAQEYLAPLLAQDIDTLVYGCTHYRHLEPIIRTLLPASVKVVDPAEHIVVAADKELSLLGLRNNHFSLPTRFCVTGSPQQFADLSQQWLGYYPRVQKIEVKQLVSEVMALNPTE; this is encoded by the coding sequence ATGAAAAATTCACATCAGCGGATCGGCTTATTTGATAGCGGAGTTGGCGGGCTGACGGTATTAAGAGAAATGTATCGTCAAATGCCGACAGAATCTCTTCTCTATGTTGCTGATTCGGCTCGTTTACCCTACGGAACGCGATCGCCAGAAGAAATTTTGCTCTTTGCGCGTGAAATTCTCGATTGGATGTGTGGCCAAGATCTCAAAATGATTATTATGGCGTGCAATACTAGCTCAGCCTTGGCTTTAGAAGCTGTCAGGAGCGAATATAACGTGCCGATTCTCGGCGTAATTCTATCGGGGGCAAAAGCTGCCGTCATGCAAGGAGAGCGAATTGGGGTAATGGCTACTGCTGCTACCGCTAAAAGTCATGCTTACCGTCAGGCAATTCATGAAATTAAACCCCAAGCTCAGGTGTGGGAAGTTGCCTGTCCTCAGTTTGTCAGCTTAATTGAGCAAAATCAACTATATACCGAACAAACTATATTAGTCGCTCAGGAATATTTAGCCCCCTTGCTAGCACAAGACATTGATACTTTAGTTTATGGCTGTACTCATTATCGACACCTAGAGCCGATTATCCGCACCTTATTACCAGCTTCCGTTAAGGTAGTCGATCCAGCAGAACATATTGTAGTGGCAGCGGATAAAGAATTATCCTTATTAGGACTAAGAAACAATCATTTTTCCTTGCCAACTCGCTTTTGTGTTACTGGATCTCCTCAGCAGTTTGCCGATCTATCTCAGCAATGGTTGGGCTACTATCCGCGCGTACAAAAGATTGAGGTCAAACAACTCGTCTCGGAAGTAATGGCTTTAAATCCTACAGAGTAA
- a CDS encoding N-acetylmuramoyl-L-alanine amidase has product MRFHWLLSGFIGVFLLCSPAKAGKIVSWEFEPQDNNLVFETDQGVQPKAELLSNPTRLVIDLPGTVLGQETVKESYQGPVNGFRIGQPELDTSRIVVELAPGYTLDAEQIEFDDVSPTHWKVTIPQPEVSRVAATNKDPEVLELPEVDLPTELPGLEDTTVNTANSASADSPYIKATSNGFLIDIEGDRQIKIDSERDGDRINFSFEGVTLPEDLVDQSIAVNQYGVSTIDFEQEEDEQAVMSMQVTEESPDWLAMFSRINQGLLLVPKGELPRSTAGISDAPLPTTESDTSSEVADNDEQLNSIEEIELGDDDTQLIIHGDRELSAVASRNSNGIYQITINNAELAEDFQGPELQSGSPISELKVRQENTQVVLEITTRLRYRLGKLSASDNEVVLPIEVGIAPLPENDAPLLPPGFAKIPKESTIEPSLPPLTEDRPRVIIDPGHGGEDSGAVGIDGLREKDVILPIALDVEEILRKQNIDVVMTRDTDVFISLEGRTDLANRVKADLFVSIHANSINLSRPDVNGLETYYYDSGRRLAELVHWSILNGVDIDDRSIRRARFFVLRHSTMPAVLVEVGFVTGEVDADNLEDPNHRRLMAEAIAKGILEYIKQNNL; this is encoded by the coding sequence GTGAGATTTCACTGGCTACTATCTGGTTTTATAGGTGTTTTTCTGTTATGCTCCCCCGCTAAGGCAGGAAAAATTGTTTCGTGGGAGTTTGAACCACAGGACAATAATTTAGTTTTTGAAACCGACCAAGGGGTACAGCCTAAAGCTGAATTATTGAGTAACCCCACTCGACTGGTGATTGATTTACCAGGAACAGTTTTGGGTCAAGAAACAGTAAAGGAAAGCTACCAAGGCCCAGTTAATGGATTTCGTATTGGACAACCAGAGTTAGATACCTCGCGTATTGTGGTGGAATTAGCGCCTGGCTATACTCTCGATGCCGAGCAAATTGAGTTTGATGATGTTTCGCCGACTCATTGGAAAGTAACCATACCGCAGCCCGAAGTATCCCGTGTTGCTGCTACCAATAAAGACCCTGAAGTATTAGAACTACCCGAAGTAGATCTGCCGACAGAATTACCAGGACTAGAAGACACTACGGTCAATACTGCTAATTCCGCTAGTGCTGATTCTCCTTATATTAAAGCTACGAGCAATGGCTTTTTGATTGACATTGAGGGCGATCGTCAAATAAAGATTGATTCAGAACGAGATGGCGATCGCATTAATTTCTCTTTTGAAGGTGTTACCCTACCCGAAGATTTAGTCGATCAGTCGATAGCTGTCAATCAATATGGTGTTTCCACGATTGATTTTGAACAGGAGGAAGATGAACAGGCGGTTATGAGTATGCAGGTGACGGAAGAAAGTCCTGATTGGCTTGCTATGTTTAGCCGCATTAATCAAGGCTTGCTTTTAGTTCCTAAAGGTGAACTTCCTCGTTCTACTGCGGGCATTTCTGATGCTCCTTTACCCACAACCGAATCTGATACATCATCTGAAGTAGCCGATAATGACGAACAGCTAAACTCTATTGAAGAAATTGAGCTAGGGGATGATGATACCCAACTGATAATTCATGGCGATCGCGAGCTATCGGCGGTCGCATCCCGCAACAGTAACGGTATTTACCAAATCACTATTAACAATGCCGAATTAGCCGAAGATTTTCAAGGCCCTGAACTACAATCAGGTAGTCCCATCTCCGAATTAAAGGTACGTCAAGAAAATACCCAAGTCGTCTTAGAAATCACCACTCGCTTGAGATATCGTCTAGGCAAACTCAGTGCTAGTGACAACGAGGTGGTCTTGCCGATTGAGGTGGGTATTGCTCCTCTACCTGAAAATGATGCACCTTTATTACCTCCAGGATTTGCCAAGATTCCTAAGGAGAGTACTATTGAGCCAAGTCTGCCTCCTCTAACCGAAGATCGCCCCAGAGTAATTATCGATCCTGGTCATGGTGGTGAAGATTCGGGTGCGGTTGGCATTGATGGTTTGCGAGAAAAAGATGTAATCTTGCCAATTGCCCTCGACGTGGAAGAAATTCTCAGAAAACAAAACATTGATGTCGTAATGACTAGAGACACGGATGTCTTTATTAGCCTTGAGGGTAGAACCGACCTCGCCAATCGTGTTAAGGCTGATCTGTTTGTCAGTATTCACGCCAACTCAATTAACCTCAGTCGTCCTGATGTCAATGGGTTAGAGACTTACTACTATGACAGTGGTCGTCGCTTGGCAGAATTGGTTCACTGGAGTATTTTAAATGGAGTCGATATTGATGACCGAAGCATTAGAAGAGCTAGATTTTTTGTTCTGAGACATTCCACTATGCCAGCTGTGTTGGTCGAGGTGGGCTTTGTCACAGGAGAGGTTGATGCTGACAATCTTGAAGATCCCAATCATCGTCGTCTTATGGCAGAAGCGATCGCCAAGGGAATTCTGGAGTATATTAAACAGAATAATCTTTAA
- a CDS encoding class I SAM-dependent methyltransferase, with translation MKLDKVVPFGRSLDVYIKMFNLSSEDLQQRILGVGDGPASFNAEGTAKGYNLTSIDPIYQFDGTEIKQRFDAVVDNIIEQIIATPNNWVWSYHQNPQELKASRIKALEIFLQDYQSGKQAGRYIAQELPHLDFADQSYDLALCSHFLFLYSAQCDCDFHVAAIQEMLRVSPEVRIFPLLTLMQETSPYLDFVIDKFSNLGYSPTIVQVPYELQPGANQMLVIKAQEK, from the coding sequence ATGAAATTAGACAAGGTTGTTCCTTTTGGAAGATCTCTCGACGTGTACATTAAAATGTTCAATCTATCTTCAGAAGATTTGCAGCAGCGTATCTTGGGAGTTGGCGATGGCCCTGCGAGCTTTAATGCTGAAGGTACAGCAAAGGGATACAATCTTACTTCCATCGATCCGATCTATCAGTTTGATGGTACAGAGATCAAACAAAGATTTGATGCGGTAGTAGACAATATTATTGAGCAGATAATTGCCACACCAAATAATTGGGTATGGAGTTATCATCAAAATCCTCAAGAGTTAAAAGCTAGTCGGATTAAAGCTTTAGAAATTTTTTTACAGGATTATCAATCTGGTAAACAAGCAGGTAGATACATAGCTCAAGAATTACCCCATTTAGATTTTGCCGATCAAAGCTACGATCTGGCATTATGTTCTCACTTTTTGTTTTTGTATTCCGCACAATGCGATTGCGATTTCCATGTTGCTGCTATCCAAGAAATGTTACGAGTAAGCCCAGAAGTCAGAATATTTCCGCTGTTAACTTTGATGCAGGAAACTTCGCCTTACCTAGATTTTGTGATTGATAAATTTAGTAATTTAGGATATTCACCGACAATAGTACAAGTACCCTATGAATTACAGCCAGGAGCAAATCAAATGCTGGTAATTAAAGCTCAAGAGAAATAG
- a CDS encoding LuxR family transcriptional regulator, whose product MMISLQLLFAEINQIKSESDWQARLAPKIGEYFVAKRSGIFFFDQLKASPKLPKVLKVALSVEHNPLARYLAERHTPVHEGLVTSPKTWAIICPRPDHWHVMAGPIVSQGQLVGVIGCTREKSMPAFDTQNLADLSAICLHLSVWTATGRSQNVFDENPPHQPLKPCPLTSRELQIAELVALGRTNAEIGKEIWITENSVKQALKRMFRKLEVSSRAEMVAQLYATRHHL is encoded by the coding sequence ATGATGATCTCTTTGCAGCTTTTATTTGCAGAAATCAACCAGATCAAAAGTGAATCAGATTGGCAAGCACGTCTCGCACCCAAGATTGGTGAGTATTTTGTAGCCAAGCGCTCGGGAATCTTCTTTTTTGACCAACTAAAAGCCAGTCCGAAGTTACCCAAAGTCTTGAAAGTCGCCTTATCTGTTGAACATAATCCTCTTGCACGCTACTTAGCAGAGCGTCATACGCCTGTCCATGAAGGCTTAGTAACCTCCCCCAAGACATGGGCAATCATCTGTCCCCGTCCCGATCATTGGCATGTGATGGCGGGGCCTATCGTCAGCCAGGGTCAATTAGTTGGTGTAATCGGCTGCACACGTGAAAAGTCAATGCCTGCATTTGATACCCAAAATCTAGCTGATTTGAGCGCAATCTGTTTACATTTGTCTGTTTGGACGGCAACAGGGCGATCGCAAAATGTTTTCGACGAAAACCCACCACATCAGCCTTTAAAGCCTTGTCCGTTAACGTCTCGCGAACTGCAAATTGCCGAATTGGTTGCCTTGGGACGAACAAACGCAGAGATCGGCAAAGAAATTTGGATTACAGAAAATTCTGTCAAACAGGCTTTGAAGCGAATGTTCCGCAAGCTTGAGGTTTCGTCTCGTGCAGAAATGGTGGCACAGCTTTACGCGACCAGACACCATTTATAG
- a CDS encoding DJ-1/PfpI family protein yields the protein MTDSQKHIIGLIFYPGMTSLDIVGPQQVFSALPGVQIHRLWKTLYPIKTDDGMMLLPDTTFENCPRLDLICIGGGLGQMTVVDDPETLEFLRKQGSTAKFITSVCGGSEFLAKAGLLQGYRAATHWAMREQLAQLGVEVGTERVVIDRNRITGGGVTAGIDFGLTIASILCGEETAKIIQLLLEYNPAPPFDVGSPEKAGSELVEKAMLFMQGISSLEVAK from the coding sequence ATGACTGACTCACAAAAACACATCATTGGTTTAATATTTTATCCTGGCATGACATCGCTGGACATAGTGGGGCCACAGCAAGTTTTCAGTGCGTTGCCTGGTGTTCAGATTCATCGGCTCTGGAAAACGCTATATCCCATTAAAACCGATGATGGCATGATGCTTTTGCCCGATACCACCTTTGAAAACTGCCCGCGCTTAGATCTTATCTGCATCGGTGGCGGCTTAGGGCAGATGACAGTAGTCGACGATCCTGAGACACTAGAATTTCTCCGCAAACAAGGCAGCACCGCCAAGTTCATCACTTCTGTTTGTGGTGGCTCGGAGTTTCTGGCAAAGGCAGGACTGCTTCAAGGCTATCGAGCAGCTACCCACTGGGCGATGCGCGAACAACTTGCTCAGTTGGGCGTTGAGGTTGGCACTGAGCGGGTAGTAATCGATCGCAATCGGATTACAGGTGGCGGAGTGACAGCAGGTATCGATTTTGGTCTGACAATTGCCAGCATCCTCTGTGGAGAGGAAACCGCCAAGATCATTCAACTCTTACTAGAGTACAATCCTGCCCCACCCTTTGATGTTGGTTCGCCCGAAAAAGCGGGGAGTGAGTTGGTCGAGAAGGCAATGCTATTTATGCAGGGAATATCGAGTTTAGAAGTAGCAAAATAG
- a CDS encoding MAPEG family protein, translating to MMQNAIFSPFLAMMFLTFLVWVYLYIRRISFITSKKISSQDLSVPGTLAQISPPSVSNPSDNFKNLFEIPVLFYVLVLYLFITQQVDNVYVNAAWIFVAFRALHSAVHCTFNLIMLRFYLYLIATLALWFMLFRASGLHFSM from the coding sequence ATGATGCAAAATGCAATCTTTAGTCCCTTTTTGGCGATGATGTTTTTAACATTCTTAGTTTGGGTGTATCTGTACATCCGTCGTATTAGCTTCATCACCAGTAAAAAAATCAGCTCACAAGATCTTTCAGTGCCAGGTACATTGGCGCAAATCTCGCCACCAAGTGTATCCAATCCATCAGATAACTTCAAAAATCTGTTTGAGATTCCAGTACTTTTCTATGTGCTAGTGCTGTACCTTTTCATTACGCAACAGGTGGATAACGTGTATGTGAACGCAGCGTGGATCTTTGTGGCGTTTCGCGCATTACATAGTGCTGTTCATTGCACATTTAATCTGATTATGTTGCGCTTCTATTTGTACCTAATTGCTACACTTGCATTGTGGTTTATGCTGTTCCGTGCATCAGGGCTACACTTCAGTATGTAA